From Mesotoga sp. UBA6090, a single genomic window includes:
- a CDS encoding IspD/TarI family cytidylyltransferase, which translates to MKTGALIVAGGWGLRMHCSLPKQFMSLAGKEIFVRSVEIFHGSAYVDFIVLVIQKDWLGQARKILEERGIDSVSVVSGGETRQESVYNGLLFCDTIKPEIVMIHDAARPFFSNKQIPEILRLVTPGTGVVVTEKATDTVYLVQDGVVVDVPNRSNLRRAETPQTFTFHGILQAHRRAVADGIQSSTDDAQLFIGFGGSVVTVDSIVPNPKITTPLDFKMAELIINRKSDFTGRN; encoded by the coding sequence ATGAAAACAGGGGCACTCATAGTGGCGGGTGGTTGGGGGCTGAGAATGCATTGCTCCCTTCCAAAACAGTTTATGTCTCTTGCAGGAAAAGAGATATTTGTGAGATCCGTGGAAATATTTCACGGATCTGCTTATGTTGATTTCATTGTACTGGTCATTCAGAAGGACTGGTTAGGCCAGGCGAGGAAGATTCTCGAGGAAAGAGGAATTGACTCAGTAAGTGTCGTATCTGGAGGAGAGACAAGGCAAGAGTCTGTTTACAACGGGCTTTTGTTCTGCGATACAATCAAACCAGAGATAGTGATGATACACGATGCAGCAAGACCTTTCTTTTCGAACAAGCAGATTCCGGAAATCCTTAGACTTGTCACTCCTGGAACGGGAGTCGTAGTAACTGAAAAAGCAACAGATACAGTATATCTGGTGCAAGATGGAGTAGTGGTCGACGTTCCGAATAGAAGTAATCTCAGACGGGCAGAGACCCCACAGACCTTCACGTTTCATGGAATCCTTCAGGCACACAGAAGAGCAGTCGCAGATGGAATTCAAAGCTCAACTGATGATGCGCAACTGTTCATAGGGTTTGGCGGCAGTGTGGTTACTGTCGACTCGATCGTTCCTAACCCAAAGATAACTACTCCTCTCGACTTCAAGATGGCCGAACTGATTATCAATAGAAAATCTGACTTCACTGGAAGAAACTAA
- a CDS encoding DUF1015 domain-containing protein has protein sequence MSDFRPFRAVRPAEGMEQKVNCPPYDVISFEEAREIGRSPESFVHVIRAEIDLPMESNHYAESVYMKAKENFERMLHDGILVQEEEPIYYVYWQKMKDHVQIGVVGGASVEEYQKDLIKKHELTRQDKEEDREKHIRTVNVNTGMVFLTFRANDKLDTLLQEYCKQLPLSMRVIDENDVEHRLYAVKEKEKVAELRSAFEEVECMYIADGHHRAASSSRVREVLKESNPGHTGDEEYNFFMAVAFPHSHLKIMDYNRVVQDLNGLSESEFLERVSRAFEVEDAPESPFRPLKRHDFGMCLLGKWYKLTAREGTFDAKDPVSSLDVDILQKNLLSPLLGIDNPRKDSRIDFVGGIRGLKALENRIANGWAVAFSMFPTSMEELLAVADQGRIMPPKSTWFEPKLRSGLLVHLLR, from the coding sequence TTGTCTGATTTCAGACCTTTTAGAGCAGTGAGACCTGCTGAGGGAATGGAGCAAAAGGTCAACTGCCCGCCTTATGATGTCATATCATTTGAAGAAGCCAGAGAGATTGGGAGAAGCCCTGAGAGTTTCGTCCATGTCATCAGAGCTGAGATTGATCTTCCCATGGAATCAAATCATTATGCCGAGTCGGTATATATGAAGGCTAAAGAGAATTTCGAAAGAATGCTACATGATGGAATCCTCGTACAGGAAGAGGAACCGATTTATTACGTTTACTGGCAGAAGATGAAAGATCATGTTCAGATCGGAGTAGTCGGTGGAGCTAGTGTGGAAGAGTATCAGAAAGATCTAATTAAGAAGCATGAACTCACAAGACAGGATAAAGAAGAAGACAGGGAAAAGCATATAAGAACTGTCAATGTAAATACGGGAATGGTCTTCCTCACATTTAGAGCAAATGACAAGCTTGATACTCTTTTGCAGGAGTACTGCAAGCAATTGCCTCTGTCGATGCGAGTCATAGATGAAAACGATGTTGAACATAGACTGTATGCCGTTAAGGAAAAGGAAAAGGTGGCGGAGCTGAGGAGTGCATTTGAAGAAGTCGAGTGCATGTATATTGCCGATGGTCACCATCGTGCAGCATCTTCTTCCAGAGTGAGGGAGGTTCTGAAGGAATCTAACCCGGGGCATACGGGAGATGAAGAGTACAACTTCTTCATGGCAGTAGCGTTTCCCCACTCTCATCTTAAGATAATGGACTATAACAGAGTAGTTCAGGATCTGAATGGTCTGTCCGAGTCGGAATTCTTAGAGAGAGTCAGTCGTGCCTTTGAAGTTGAAGATGCTCCGGAGAGTCCTTTCAGGCCTTTGAAGAGACACGACTTCGGAATGTGCCTTTTGGGAAAGTGGTACAAACTCACCGCAAGAGAAGGCACGTTTGACGCGAAGGACCCCGTCTCCAGCCTGGATGTCGATATACTTCAGAAGAACCTTCTGAGCCCTCTTCTTGGGATCGATAATCCTAGAAAGGATTCAAGGATCGATTTCGTCGGCGGAATTAGGGGCCTGAAGGCTCTTGAAAACAGAATTGCAAACGGCTGGGCGGTTGCGTTTTCGATGTTCCCCACTTCGATGGAGGAACTATTGGCTGTCGCCGATCAGGGAAGGATAATGCCTCCAAAATCGACCTGGTTCGAGCCAAAACTGCGCAGCGGACTTCTGGTTCATTTACTCAGATGA
- the ybeY gene encoding rRNA maturation RNase YbeY, protein MEILIQNNTRKKIEESKLASIVDKVIRAELGDRDIGTLNILLTDDSEIESINKEFRHKDEPTDVLSFQYGLEEETIGDMVISLDRISEQAAEFENSFEEELYYILIHGVLHVLGYTHHGYDDEGEEIFDLQRDYYTRFVEEG, encoded by the coding sequence GTGGAGATTCTGATTCAAAACAACACACGGAAGAAGATAGAAGAGAGCAAATTAGCTAGTATTGTAGATAAGGTGATTAGGGCAGAACTTGGAGACAGAGATATTGGAACACTGAACATTCTGCTTACGGATGATTCCGAAATTGAAAGCATAAACAAGGAATTTAGGCACAAAGATGAACCAACAGACGTTCTTTCTTTTCAGTATGGTTTGGAAGAAGAGACGATTGGTGATATGGTAATTTCGCTCGACAGAATCTCCGAACAGGCTGCCGAGTTTGAGAACTCCTTTGAAGAAGAACTCTACTATATCTTGATACACGGTGTGCTTCATGTACTAGGTTATACCCACCATGGATACGATGATGAAGGAGAAGAGATATTTGATCTCCAGAGAGATTACTATACACGATTTGTTGAGGAGGGATAG